The sequence TTTCATGTTTAATGTCTTGCTGTTTATGTTACCAGTAATGGTTATTCAAGTCGAAATGATAAGATATATCTCACTTAATATTAAACTAAGACCGTCAAATGTCCAAAGTCAAAAGCATGAAAACAGAAAAAAGTTTCCGAATTAAAGAAACAAGAGAAACATGGTAGCTCTTGTAAAAAGGGTGGACAATGGGTTTAGTATCAACTTAGGAGGCTTGACAATCATTGACTTTTTGTTTCTTCCTTTGGCTTCTTCGAAGTTGGGTCTGACAAAGTGGTTCCTTCCTTGGCTTCTTTGCAATAAAATCACCTAAAGCACTGCTTAAAGCACATGAAGTCAACAATGAAGCTCTCAACAAATCCACAGCCTGATTCATAAACACAGAATTTTCATCAAGTTCTTCCAACAAGTGCAAGATAATCAAATAACCGGGAAAACTAAGCATACATACATACCTCTGCTTTGCTGATGTCGATTTTTTGAACATCAATATCTTCTGCGTTGGTCTGCAACTTCTTAAGTAAGCAAACAGTAGAACAGGAGCTCATCGGTGTAATGACCAGATCATCTGACACCGTGAACTGTGTCTCTTTCTTCAAAAACCCGGAACAATGGGTTTGGTGATCGTTCCCATGGGATTTTGGATCCACCAAAGTCACAGGCACAAGTTTGTCATTACGATAATACGTAATCTTATTAGAGTCTCTAGTCAAGGCAAATATTGGAACTGGTTTGTTGACAAAGGAATATATGAACCGGTAGTAAACCGGTGGTTCAAGAGTGATGATACCAGGCAACTGCACCTGAAAACTATAAAAACAAGGGAGGACACCTTTGGAATCTGCTGATGCTGCTTTTGTTTCTTCATTAACAACACTCAAGTCCTTGAAGCTTCTGCACAAGTTTGCTAAGCAACCAAAAGTGATACTGTTTCCAGATATCTCCAATACAGATTCCAGTGAGACGGCAAGAAATGACAAGAGAAGCTCAACAAAATCTTCTCCGCACTCAACAAATAAAATCTTCATATCTTGATTCCTAACGACTGCGTTTATAGTTAAAACCTTCTCTGGTTCAGCCTCATCCTTCTTCTCCTCCATACATGGCCTTGACGTTTCATAAGACTTTGTCAAACCTTGTGGGCTTCCGTTGTTCAAGAAAGTCTCCGTCAAGGGAGCATTTGAGGAGAATACACACTGCAGCAAAGTCACGACCTGGTAGATCCAGATCAAAGACAAACTGTGAGGTAAGTAAAGCAAGTTAGGCAAGGCCGGTTGGCCCcaatgttttttgaaaaaactaacATAATTTGTAAAAACAAATTCTATTAAAATTCTTACTAAATCTTAGAACCGGCTCTTGTTAGaagtataataaataaataaacgtagaattttttttttgtttttagagTCTAAAATTTTAACAGAGCCGCATGCATTGTAAAgcagtttttttatttaaatctaatttacattctttaaaaaaaacatagagaGAAGGGAGTGAGATTACCTCTTTGGAACCAATACCAACAAACTTCTCCCCGAGCTTACTAACATCAGCACACCCTAAGGATTTAAGCCTTTCCAAGACAAGACCAGTGGACTTAACTGCCACTTCCAAGTCATCAGTTATGATGAACGTAGTAGAGGCACCACCACCGCTGATAAATACTCCATTTTGCATGTTATCTGCAacttttagttgtgaataatGAATCTCTTCCTTCATCAAGTTTCCACATCGACATCGAGTAGTGCTAAAGTTACTACACAACCTACAGTGCGAGAAGCTAGGACACTTAAAGTACTTCTCGCCCTCCGTAGGATTTATGTTGACCTTTAGCCTTTGGCACTGGACATCGCTGACACTCCTCGGACAAAGGAGCATCCGCTTACAGGCTTCGGTCTGAAAATTATCAATGCCCATATCCACAACACTTGTATAGAGGTTGTTAAAACAGCCAACACTCACGGGATGATCTTTATTATGCTTCTTAAACAACCTGGCGATTGTACCCATTGGCAGTGTTAAGAAACTGAAGAGAACGTCGAGAAAATCTTTACCGGCCTCAGCCAAAACAACCTTGTTCTTCTCTTCATCAATGACAAGTCTCAAATACACCTTTGCTTCTCCAGAACTTTCAGCCATTGTCGCGATTTTGGGGTAAGAATaaggaaagagagaagaaaatatttaaaaagaacAAAGAGGCAAGAGTCAATATATAAACAAAGTGTCTGAAAATGAATAAAACAATTTAATACCAAGAAGCAACCCTTTAAGCTTCCCCATGAGCGCAGACTCGTAAACCAATACGTACTAACTAGAGTAGGATTGTTTTGTAGCCTGCACTTTAAATTTAGAAACCCCAAAAGCTACACTCGAAGACGACCCTTTGAGCTTCCACTTCACTGGAAGGCTAACATCTAGCTTCTTTTTAGCCATCgtttatataagtgaaaacagaaaaaaatcaaaaggagGAGCAACAATATAGAAAAAAACCAAGTCAGTCTGGTGACCAGATGTAGCAAGCAGCTGAGGTTTTGGGTTGAACAATGTGAATCTTTGCAGAATTTAAAATCAAGATGAACCATCAATAATATTAGTAGCTCTCTCCACTGTTCATATCTCTATCTTTGGTTTCTTTGAAATAGGGTTCAATATATCTTCCTTTACAAGCAAACTCCGAAAAACAGAGCTCAAAGCATTACATTTTATATTGACTGCGACCTCTATCCAGGATTAAAccaagttttattttataaatcaagTTGCATTACATTTTGTTGTATTTAATTAACGGAAAAGCGAACAACTCCAAAGTGTGATTACAATAATAATCGAAGGAACAATACTTCCCGCCACCGCTATGGCCACCGTACCAACATGCAACGTCTTCATCATCTTTTCATTCATCACCAGAGTTTCTACTGTGAATCCACCACAATAGATTACTCAGAGAGTTCCCATCATCATGCCCTTTCAATCCTTTAACCTTCTCCATCGCTCCATCTTTGTCGTACATACTTTCCAAAGCATACAAAAATCCTTTCCACCCTTCTCCGACGCCGCCTTCTCTATCCAACGCAGGCAAAGTCCAATCCACGAGCTGCTTCGCGAATTTCACATCCGAGAACAGAATCTCCGACACAGGAAGTATCGGTAATAACTGGATTCCGAGGCGACATTCTTTCCATTCTTTTGGCGCGAACCATAAGCCACTGTCTCTCTTCGTCGACCATAATACCCCAACCACACGATTCTCCGCCGTGAAATCGCTCGGGTACAAAGTGTCGTCTTCTTTCACCTGCCACCACCACCAAGAAGAAAAATTAGTAAAGAAAATGGAATGGTTTTGGTTAGTTCGAACTTGGTAGACAATTTCTCAATCGAACCGAAGATAACCAATCAAATCCTaaccaaaagaaaatttgaacCGAATAGTATTCAATTTTCATTTtggtttatttgttttatagtgtaaatttataataactcattatatatttgtctgtATTAAACATTTAGAGGCAAAACtactcaaatttatttttatttttcttctaaaataaatttattattcttATATCTCTATATATGTAGGAGAAGATATAACATTTTTCTTCTATTGAGAAATTGTTatcttagaaaaatatattttagtaaattttttatctatattttattttaaaggaaaaatatcaaaatatattagagATGGTTTGATCCAGTAAAATTGTAAACCAAATTAAAACCGAAGACACTAGTACACAATTAGGTTTTCATATCGAAATTCTCGGTTCGTTCGGTTCAAACCAACTTATCCAGTTCAATTCAATTCTACTCAGATATTCAAACATCCGTTACCTGCCACCACATCTTCGCGGCGTGAATCTCGAACGCCAAAACCGTCGAAGCAACCGCCGCCAGCTCTATATCACCATACGCCAACCCCAACAAAGCAGCAGAGTAATAACCGTTAACAGCCTCACTAGTACTCTCCTGATTCCTCCCGTCAGTAAACTCCGTCAACCCACCAGCCCATGAATGAAGcttgaaaaaatcaaaacatcTCAAACGCGTATAAACCGAACTCGAACCCTTCTTCTTCCCAAGCGTCATGTAATCCGCCGCCAGAGCATAAACCTGAGGCCTATATTTCTTGCCCCACAAGTTATCGATTTTAACGAGCACAGCGATCGCGTACAGAAAGTAACCTAGATGATAGTGGTGGTCGTTGTAAATCCCGAACCCGAAGTCTCCTCCCGAGTCTCTAGAACCGAGCTTCGTGATCAGACCGCCATCGTAGAGGAACCCGTTCGGTCCGAAACTCCCGTCCAGCCACGGCTCGATCATGCTCTTTAAATAGTTTCGAATCTTCGGGATCACGTCGAGGTGGCAAACCTCTTCCGCGATTAAAACAAACCTCGCGGCACGCGCGATTAGTTTCCCGTAGAAGTACGACGCGCTCGTGACGTCAGCGGACGAGTCCAATGCGTCGACGTTTTGGACGAGGGCCGATATTATCTCCTCGCGGTGGTGATCTTCTTTGATTCCTTTGAGTGAGTGCCACGTCACTGGGATAGCGTCTGGTTTTAGAAGCCACGTGTCTCCTACGACGCCTACAAGATCTCCGTCGAGGCTTTTGTAACGGAAGTTGTCGAGAACGGTGGTTGATGATGAGGTTGATAAGAGCTTGAGGTGGAGAGGGTGAGCGAGCATGAGGAGGTCTCCGTAGCCTCTCTTCTGCCACGTGTACTCCATTTCAAACGGTTTCGTGAAGTCAGCGTCTCCTGAGACTGGGTAACAGACGCTGAACCGGTCGAGTATTGGTTCGGAGTCTTGATTTGAATCCGGTAAGACGACGAACCGGATTATACCGGAAAATCCACCGGTTGAGTTAATTTCGGAACCGGTTTTGACCAGGTTGATCGGGGAGGAGGAGTATATGAGCCATGTCTGGTTGTTGTTGAGCTTTACGGTGTACTTGGTTGATGACCTGTTACCGGAGAAGGATGAAACCGCGTGGGTTGTTGAGATTGTGATGGAGGAGTTGTTGGAGACGGAGCAGGTGACGAAGGGGCTTCCTCTGACGAGGAAGAATCTGAGGTTGGAGGAAAGGAAGTCTAGAGTGACGCCGAGGTCGCTGAAGGAAGAGATTAAGTGTGTTTTTCTTGAGTGCGGGTCGGGTCCATCCGACCCGGTGATGGTGATGTCGGAGGTGAAGGCTTTGTAGACGACAGCGGGGTTGTGAGTGAGAGATGGGTATGAGATGGAGAGAGACGAAGGGGAGGTTTTGATGAGGTAAGGGTGGAAGTTTTCGGGTTGGTCGCCGTTTTTGAGGGTGAAGTTTTGGAAGAATGAGTTTGTAGGGAGAGGGGAGGAGAGGAGTTCGTGGCTGAAGAAGCGAGATGGGTCGGGTAACACGGTTGAGTCGGATCTTGGGAAGAGATAAGGAGCGTTCGAGGAATCCATTTCTTGAAGAAGCAGAGATGTTGTAGGAGCCTAGGAGGAGTGGTGGTTCTGGTGGTGATTAAGGTTTGCTCTTGGGGGGGTTTTTAAAGGGTTTAGTGAGAAAGACTTTTGACTTTTCGCCTCACTAGTCaataggagagagagagagaaagagataaaTGAGGGATTTGGAAATTGGATTACCAAACAACAACATGggttatttaattaataatgacACGGTCTTGACTCATAAGGTTTgtttttttagaagaaaaatataGAGGAGACTTTGTAAAATTATAAGACTAGATTACTTCCAGTTACAAGTTGGCTTAGATGAACAAAGTTAGTTTTACAAGCTAAGGTTTTGGGAACGTGCAGGAGAGTCTTGCTAGATGCTAATCCTACAGAATATACTGATTGATAGATGCCGAAATGAACCAAAAATTCACATCAATGAATGTGGTTTTGATAGGCAGTAGTTTGAAGAaatgttatttatatttgtaacaaaaaaatgttaccTTTAGTATCTTCAGTCGTATATGTGCTCGGTATTACAATGTTTGGTTTGGATTAGTTATCTAATAAAATTCCAAATTTTGGGAGATACCTGAGATTTTTTACTTGATGTTTGCTTAGTGAATGATTAAGAGGGGTTGCAAGCAAAGCATATTACAATGATGAAGAGGATTGTGTGTCGTATTTTAAGGTTCCTATTGAGTATGAAATGGATAAAAAtcgtttatttgtttatttttataccACATgtgtatattttaataaatgttgctttcattttatatattaataactatCACATTTCTTAATTGATAATTTAGATCTAgttgttatttattaatttaacaatttcctcaaaggaaaaaacaaaaaaaatatataaaggattTATGGTTTTCCTAGTACGAACTctacattttaaaattctgatttGACAGAGAATAAGGAacgtataataaataatatccCATCATAAATTTCCTTCTATGTTTTGAAAGGCCTTTTAAAGgcccatatatcatatatacgACGTCATTTTTCTTGTTCAGACCAAATTTAATACTGTACAAAACCGAACCAATGTGATAGTCTACGTGGAAGCTGTTACGCCACAAATATAGTGTacagtttgttaattttttagttaaaggtcccttatttaatttttgattgTGTTAAGGCAATTTATAATTCTTTTGATCGATTGATTGCTTACACAAAGCTCCGTCGGTAACTCACTCATCTGTAGCCAGGGTTACTATGTTTAGGTCTCTGATTCGGGCACGATCACAGTCATCCTCTTCTCTGGTCACCATGTCGTGAGTTTCTCTTCTTCTAAGGCTCTTGAATTCCCTTTATTACATGATGTTCGTCGAATAAAGCATTGATCTTTGCGGGTTTACTTTTATCTCTATCGATAAAACGCTTTGATCAGTTGTATtgattttcatttctttttgggGCATTGGCTGAGTGAGGCTCTGTCCCAGTTGTTTTTTGGGCATAGCTACTTTGTGATTTGATTGATTATGATGATCCTTATTGGGTCTCTCTGTGACAGTTCAATCACTCAGAGAGGAAATTCAAGGCCTTTGACTGAAGCTGCTGGTTCACATTCTAGAGATAAGGTGAAAAGATCATACCTTTTGATACACTATCTACTCTCTCTGCTCTCTGAATTTTGAGATTGTTACTTTTTGTCTTGAAATGCAGATATTGGTTTTGGGAGGAAATGGTTATGTAGGTTCACATATATGCAAGGAGGCACTCAGACAAGGTTTCTCTGTATCCAGTCTTAGCAGGTAATCCTTCTTGTTGTTTTAAACCTGATTGTTGCTCATAGACCTTCTCTACATAACTCTCTTCATTGTTATTAGGTCAGGAAGATCTTCCCTGCATGATTCATGGGCCAATGATGTTACCTGGCATCAAGGTATTCTCTCTCAAAACACATTTCACTTTGTTCATCATTTTAGAAGCAAAAAGACATCAATGAATGACatgattttctgattttttcctACTGAAACAAATAGGTGATTTGCTTGCACCGGAGTCTCTGAAGCCTGCATTAGAGGGAATAACATCTgtggtaattaattaattaataaatcttGTTAAAAAGTGACTATCCTTTTCAACCAGCATCTCATAATGGAAGAGTTGTGCAGATCTCATGCGTTGGTGGTTTCGGTTCCAACTCACAAATGGTCCGAATCAACGGAACTGCAAACATCAATGCTGTTAAAGCTGCTGCTGAGGGAGGTCAGATGTTTTCTTTGTTTGAATTATTTAGTTGTCCACAACAACAATATAGATACTGACAAGAGAAAGAAGCTTGCCATGTTATGTTTCAGGTGTGAAGAGGTTTGTGTATATATCAGCTGCTGATTATGGTGTAATAAATAACTTGATTCGAGGCTATTTCCAAGGGAAGGtactatcttcttcttcagtcttCTTGGCTTAGTTCTTAGTTAAATCATATGTCATTGAATACATCTATCAATCTATTTGTAGAGAGCAACTGAAGCTGAGATTTTGGATAAATTCGGAAACAGAGGTGTGCATATCTTGTcactttaattttaaaactcattTGCTATATAATGTGTATTCTTCACTGATTAAGCCTGTGTTTTGTTTTCCTCTTGGTTTCTTAGGAACGGTTCTGAGGCCAGGATTCATACACGGGACACGTCAGGTTGGTAGCATAAAGCTGCCACTTAGTCTCATTGGAGCTCCTCTCGAAATGgtagaagaatatttttttgttgcatCAATCTTTGATTGTTCTGTGACAATATTTTGaccaaaacatattttattattacagGTTTTGAAGCTGTTCCCAAAAGAAGTGACGAAAATTCCTCTGATCGGACCGCTTTTAATACCCCCGGTTAGTGTCAAGTCCGTGGCGGGAACTGCGGTGAAAGCTGCAGTTGATCCAGAGTTTGCGTCTGGAGTCGTTGATGTTTACCAGATTCTTCAACACAAGACGACTCCATCTTAAACAAATGTTTTGTCCTAGTTTATGTTTCTACGGAATTGGTTTaactgtttggaaacattgaATCAAATGTAACAAACCACGTACGGTCTTATGTTCTGCCACCAATAAACTATGTACGACTTTTGGGATATTATTACAAAaggggaattttttttttttttttgaaaatgaggCAGCTTGAAACATCATGCTATTAAACCAACCGGTTAAACCAGATTGAACTATAACCGGTATTCAATTTCTGGTTTACGTTTTCTCGGGGGAGAAAAGTAAAAGGAAGCTAATTTGCTTTTCCCTGGGATAAAGTCTGTAGCTTTGGGTAACATCTCTCGAACGTCTTGTCTTCTTAAAAAAACGCGTATGAGCTAGCGCTATCGATTGTGATGTGATCTCCAACGTCttcgttctctctctctcttcctttgAAGTCTTCTCTTCATCGTTTCTTCAGATATCAATTTTCATTGCCTAAAAATTGAGAAACTTGGAGTTCGTAAAACTCCTTTGATCCTCCCGAAAATCGAGGTTTTGGATACGACCCTTTTGAATCTGACATCGGAATGTTGGTGGGTTTCGTTCAAGTTTCTGTCTTTCTGTCTGAATCGTCTTTTTGTCGTCTCCTAGTATGAATAACTGATATAAGCTAATCTCTTGTTCAGCATTTTTGCGTATATTTgcattatgtatatatatcatcaCTATTGATTGAAATTCTAACTACGAATACCCTTTAGAATGATATTGAGATCAAAGCTTCAACGatcttaaataattataatctgGATTTTGAGTAGAGCTTTTAGGGTCTGATTGATCTGTGTTTGTGTTTACTTCTTTTCTGCATAATGATTTGCAGCTTTGGTTGCTTGGTCTCACAATGTTGTAAATGGGGAGATTAtttttgagtttgtgatttaacTTTAACCAATATTTGGTCTTTTCCAGCTTAGTTAAatggaaaagaagaaaacagaTGACAGTGAACCTGTCCCTGTCATTGCACCGGTTGATAGATTTGGGTTTCTGAAGCAAGAACAAGGCAACTCTCCTCATCGTTTCATTAAAACCAGATCATCTACCAACTATGAAAAGTATGTCTCAATTGGTATTTGTTTGATAAATCAGTATATTTGACCTTTAATTGTTTTAGGGAGGAGAGAAGGGTGACGAAATGGAGGAAGATGATAGGAGCTGGAGGCAGTGACTGGAAGCATTACCTCAGAAGAAAACCTCACGTTGTCAAAAGGCGGATTCGAAAAGGCATCCCTGACTGCTTAAGGGGCCTAGTCTGGCAGCTGATCTCCGGAAGCAGAGACCTTTTGCTCATGAACCCCGGTGTTTATGAGGTTAGTCTCATAATCTCCTGTGTGTTGTATTAATACTTGTTTTTGATTCTGATATCTTTCTTTGGCTTTTATTGTTAGCAACTGGTGGTCTATGAGACGTCTGCATCAGAACTAGATATCATTAGGGACATATCTCGCACCTTCCCATCACATGTTTTCTTCCAGAAGAGACATGGACCAGGCCAAAGATCATTATACAATGTTTTAAAAGCTTACTCTGTCTATGACAGAGATGTTGGATACGTTCAGGGAATGGGGTTTGTAGCTGGTTTGTTGCTTCTGTATATGAGCGAAGAAGATGCGTTTTGGTTATTAGTTGCGTTGCTCAAAGGAGCTGTTCACTCTCCAATGGAAGGATTGTATCAGGTGAGAGACTCTTTCTTTACTTAGCTACTTGCCTCTTTAATTACTCTAGTTTGAAAGTGATAGAGCTGCTTTAGTTCATTGAAGGATAGTAAGAAAATGAACATaaagtcaaatatatataaaacaaaatactttCCTTCATGAATTAGTTTATGACTGCTTTTTATAAAATTCTCTGCCGATTATTCTGcagactttttttttattctgattAGTGTCTTCAAGAGTAGTGATTAATTCTCTGTGATTAAATATGATTATTAATGATGTATTTGAGTTGTGTGTAAATGTAGGCAGGGCTTCCTCTTGTACAGAAGTATCTGTTACAGTTTGATCAGTTGGTAAGAGAGCtaatgccgaagctaggagaaCATTTCACTCAAGAAATGATCAATCCCAGTATGTATGCAAGCCAATGGTTCATAACAGTCTTCTCCTACTCGTTTCCTTTCCACTCAGCTCTAAGAATCTGGGATGTGTTTCTAGCTGAGGTAAAATCAACAtctttataatcttttttttttcagttttggttttggattatttatttttcagttttggattatttatgtgttttatttTCTCCAGTTTTGTTGCatcatttctttgttttttattgGTGGGTGTAGGGTATAAATATTGTGTTCAAAGTGGGGTTAGCATTGTTGAAGCACTGCCATGATGATTTGGTGAAGTTGCCATTTGAGGAACTTATGCATGCTTTGAGGAACTTTCCTGAAGATGCCATGGATCCTGATACTTTGCTTCCTTTGGCTTACTCCATCAAGGTTCTTGTCTTTTCTCTTTTATGAATCAACAAGCTAATGAAGTTAATGGGTTGTGACTTGTGGACACAAAAAAAAGATGCTTGAATCTTTATTCTTGTTATGAATCTCCAGGTAGCAAAGCGTTTGGAAGAGATGAAACAGGATGGTGAGAAGGCTGTAGCTAAACCGGCTCAAACGGTCAACCCGGTTCAGCAATAGTGTTTGAGCCCCCAGGGTCTGTTAATTGTGGATTTCATTCAGTTTCATTCTCTTTTTGCAACTCACGTGTGAAGAAAGTAtagttgttttttatttatttcttctcTACTAGAATTTATATTCCAAGAAAATCAAACTTTCTtgtttctcctttctttttttgacatgatttttttgtgtgtgtaacaTGCTTCTGTAACGTCTAAatgtatttcatattttaaaagtttaaatgTAATTGTGAAAACAGATCTATGAGAAACTCTTATATGATTTCAGTTTGGTTAAACCCGTTTGTTAGGATCCGCAAAACAAGGTTTCTCGATGTTGAATTCAAATTTGAATCTTACTCTTCTTTCTATCCATCTAAAGTCCTACCTCAATGGAACATGGGCAGGTGATTCACTGATTTGCTCGAGGCAAAGATAACTTTTACGTCAAGTAACAAAATATCTAATTGTTATCTACATTAACACTGCAACAACCTTTCACTCCTaatctcttctttcttcaaCGTCTGGATAAGGTTTTGTTTCAAGCTTTTTTTGGTTACCTGAATCATTTTGGATCTCTGGTGAGTTACTTCTGTTACTATGTAAGCATCTATTGATGACAATTGCTCAATTGAATCCTaacaaacagttttttttttgttttttttcagaaaatgatTAAAGACGTGATGGAGGCTTTACGTTTTGCATGGTCACCTAGTTCTTGGGACATGTTTCTTTGGAGTATCGGTCTCTTTTCTTCCTACTTGAAATTGCTTAGAGCAAGTATCTTTGGCTCAAAATCTATTCCCATTTCTAGCTCCATCGTACAAAAGATTGGATCTTCAAGACCTATTTGTGTTGTTACTGGTGTAAGTAAATAATCAGTG comes from Brassica rapa cultivar Chiifu-401-42 chromosome A02, CAAS_Brap_v3.01, whole genome shotgun sequence and encodes:
- the LOC103851015 gene encoding TBC1 domain family member 10B, with protein sequence MEKKKTDDSEPVPVIAPVDRFGFLKQEQGNSPHRFIKTRSSTNYEKEERRVTKWRKMIGAGGSDWKHYLRRKPHVVKRRIRKGIPDCLRGLVWQLISGSRDLLLMNPGVYEQLVVYETSASELDIIRDISRTFPSHVFFQKRHGPGQRSLYNVLKAYSVYDRDVGYVQGMGFVAGLLLLYMSEEDAFWLLVALLKGAVHSPMEGLYQAGLPLVQKYLLQFDQLVRELMPKLGEHFTQEMINPSMYASQWFITVFSYSFPFHSALRIWDVFLAEGINIVFKVGLALLKHCHDDLVKLPFEELMHALRNFPEDAMDPDTLLPLAYSIKVAKRLEEMKQDGEKAVAKPAQTVNPVQQ
- the LOC103851013 gene encoding uncharacterized protein At1g32220, chloroplastic produces the protein MFRSLIRARSQSSSSLVTMSSITQRGNSRPLTEAAGSHSRDKILVLGGNGYVGSHICKEALRQGFSVSSLSRSGRSSLHDSWANDVTWHQGDLLAPESLKPALEGITSVISCVGGFGSNSQMVRINGTANINAVKAAAEGGVKRFVYISAADYGVINNLIRGYFQGKRATEAEILDKFGNRGTVLRPGFIHGTRQVGSIKLPLSLIGAPLEMVLKLFPKEVTKIPLIGPLLIPPVSVKSVAGTAVKAAVDPEFASGVVDVYQILQHKTTPS
- the LOC103851012 gene encoding probable endo-1,3(4)-beta-glucanase ARB_01444 — translated: MDSSNAPYLFPRSDSTVLPDPSRFFSHELLSSPLPTNSFFQNFTLKNGDQPENFHPYLIKTSPSSLSISYPSLTHNPAVVYKAFTSDITITGSDGPDPHSRKTHLISSFSDLGVTLDFLSSNLRFFLVRGSPFVTCSVSNNSSITISTTHAVSSFSGNRSSTKYTVKLNNNQTWLIYSSSPINLVKTGSEINSTGGFSGIIRFVVLPDSNQDSEPILDRFSVCYPVSGDADFTKPFEMEYTWQKRGYGDLLMLAHPLHLKLLSTSSSTTVLDNFRYKSLDGDLVGVVGDTWLLKPDAIPVTWHSLKGIKEDHHREEIISALVQNVDALDSSADVTSASYFYGKLIARAARFVLIAEEVCHLDVIPKIRNYLKSMIEPWLDGSFGPNGFLYDGGLITKLGSRDSGGDFGFGIYNDHHYHLGYFLYAIAVLVKIDNLWGKKYRPQVYALAADYMTLGKKKGSSSVYTRLRCFDFFKLHSWAGGLTEFTDGRNQESTSEAVNGYYSAALLGLAYGDIELAAVASTVLAFEIHAAKMWWQVKEDDTLYPSDFTAENRVVGVLWSTKRDSGLWFAPKEWKECRLGIQLLPILPVSEILFSDVKFAKQLVDWTLPALDREGGVGEGWKGFLYALESMYDKDGAMEKVKGLKGHDDGNSLSNLLWWIHSRNSGDE